The sequence ACCGGGTCGTCGGCCAGGCTGACCACGTCGGCGCAGTAGGCGCCCACGGGCAGGGACAGGATGGGGGCGTTTATCTGCCGCCAGGGCGCGGCCTCGCGCCAGGAGGCCTTGGGGCCGGCCAGGACGCTGCCGGCGCGCTGGGATCGCCGGCCCAGGGATGCGCGCAAAAGCCGGCCCATGCCGCAGGGCGTGAACCAGTGGGCCTGCGCCAGGGGCCCCCGGGCGGAGCCCGGGAAAAGGCGCATGGACAGGCCATAGCAGGAGCAGCGGTTGAGGTAGCCGACGAGCAGGGCCTTCTTGGTCACCCGGGCGGCTTCGCGCAGGGCCAGGGCCGGGTCGGGGCAGAATTCCAGGACGGTCAGCAGCACGCCGAACTCGAAGGCGTTGTCGTCGAAGGGCAGATGGCCGGCGTCGCCCAGGTGCAGGTCGGCCTTGGCCCCCAGGCGGCGGCGGGCCGCCTCGAGCATGGCCGGGGAGGCGTCCAGGCCCGTGACGTCGAAGCCCGCGCCGTGCAGGACATCGAGGAAGATGCCCGTGCCGCAGCCGATTTCCAGCAGCCGCTGGCCGCGGCGGGGCCAGTCCGAGGTCAGGCGCTCGATGAGCCGTATTTCGCGCGTCAGGGCGAACGCGCCGGGTGGCGTCTGGAACCAGGCGTCGTAGCGCCTCGCGGTTTCGTTGTCCCACATGATGCTGTGTCACGCCGCCAGGCGGCCCTCCTTCCGGAAACATCGAAGCGGCGCCGTCGCGCCGGAGGCCGCCGGCCTACTGGGGCAGCATGGGGTGCAAGGTGCTGCGGCCGGCGTAATTGTGCCAGACCCGGCCGTCCTTGACGAGGTAGGTGCTGGGCTCGGTATCGCTGGTCATGCGGTCGCCTTGTATCGTGAACGGCATCCAGCCCTTGTGTTCCTCCAGGGTCTTGCCGTCGCGCCACGCGTAGTACACGGCGTATTGGCCGCCCTTGTTGACCAGGCAGTAGCTGTACGTGTTGGGCCGCCTGAACTCCGAGGGCCGCGACCGGTGGTAGCAGCCGACAAGGAGCGGATCGGGCTCCTTGAGGACCTTGGCGTAGACGGTGGGCTCGCCGGCCAATTCCGGCCGGGAGGCGGCGGAACCGGCGCAACCGGCCAGCAGCAGGACCGCTGCCGCCACGAGGAAGGCGCGTCGCATGGAAAGGCTCCTTGGCTACGGTGTCCCGGCGGCAGTTCCCACCGATTCGCCTCTTTTAGCCGCGACGGCCACAGGCGTCAACGGAGCGGCGCGGCCTGCTTCAGCGTCCGGGGCCGGGCCGGGCCGGGCCGAAATTGGGGCCGGGCTGCCGGGCCGCGCCCGGGCCGGGCTGGGTCGGGCCGAAATTCGGCCCCGGCTGCCGGGCGACGCCCAGTCCGGGTTGCGCCGGCCCGAAATTGGCGCCGGGCTGGCGCACGGCCATGGGGCCGGGCTGGGCCGGCCCGAAGTTGGCCCCGGGCTGGCGGGGAACGCCGGGCATTACGCCCGGCCCCATCCCCGGCCCGACCATGCCGGGGCCTGGCCCGACAACACCCGGCCCGACGACCCCGGGCCGCGGCCCGGGCCTGACGACCCCGGGTCCGGGCACGACGACCGTCGGACCCGGCCCGGGGCCAGGATACGGCCTCGGCCCGACCCAGGGGCCGACGCCGACCACCACGTCCGGCCCGTAAGCGGGATAGGCCGGGTAGGGGTAGCCCGGGTAGGGATAGGGATACGGATAGGCCGGGTAGGGATAGCCCGGGTACGGATAGGCCGGATACGGATAGCCCGGCCCGATCGAGACGGCCACAGGCCACGGCCAGGGGCCGGGCCGGGGACCGCGCCAGGGGGCCGGCCCGACGAAGCCTGGTCCGACGAAGCCCGGCCCCACGGGACGCGGGCCGACGACCGGCCCCATGGGGCCGCCGGGACGGGGGCCGCCCACCGGCCCCAGCGGTCCCCCGACCCTCGGGCCGGCGGGACCGGGTTGGGACTGCCCTTGGCGCACCTGCGCCGCCAGGGCGACGAGACTGAGCAACACGATACCGACAATGGGCCAAACGCGTTTCATGGCCGCCTCCGGGACGGGACCCGCCAGGCATCCCGCCTCTATCCGACGATACCCATTGCGGCGACGATGACAAGGGGGCCGGGAAGGTTTTATCGTCGGGCCGACCGGAGAAGTCGGAGGTGCGGATGGACGTGTACGGCAAGGGTGGCTGCGCCCTGGTGGCCGAGGCCGACCCGTGGGCCCGGGAGGTGCTTCTTGGGCTGTTGCGGGGCCGCTGTTCCCGGTTGATCGAGGCCGACGGCCTGGAGGAGGCCATGCGGTCCCTGGGCCGCCAGGTGCCGGACCTGGCCGTGGTGGCCGCCGACCTGCCGGGCGGGGCGGCGATCCTGGCGGCGGCGCTTCGCGAACCGGGCCGGCGGGTGCCGCTGTTCCTCACCGGCACGGCCGAGGACATCCGCCGGGTGTTGGAAACGGTGTCCCTGCCCGGGGTGCGGGTGGCCCAGAAACCCTTCGATTCGGCGGCCCTGGGCGAGGCGTTCGACGAGGCCCTGGCCGGGGCGGCCCTGGCCGGCGGCCTGGAGGAGGCCTGGGAGCTGGCCCGCCGCCTGCTCGACGACATGCCCCAGCCGGCGGTCATCCTGCAGGGCGAACGGGTGCTGGCCATCAACCGGGCCTGGCTGCGCTTTCTGGGCCTTGCCTCCATGCAGGAGTTCAAGTCCCGGGGCTTTGTCCTGGAGCAGTTCCTGGCCGATCCGCCGCCCGAGGAGGGGCTGGCCGCCTGGGCCTGCCGGCTGGCCGACGACCCGCTGGACCGGCAGCACCGCCTGCGCCTGACCCATCCCGACCGGCCGGGCCAGCCGCCGCAGGTGTTCCA comes from Solidesulfovibrio sp. and encodes:
- a CDS encoding class I SAM-dependent methyltransferase, whose product is MWDNETARRYDAWFQTPPGAFALTREIRLIERLTSDWPRRGQRLLEIGCGTGIFLDVLHGAGFDVTGLDASPAMLEAARRRLGAKADLHLGDAGHLPFDDNAFEFGVLLTVLEFCPDPALALREAARVTKKALLVGYLNRCSCYGLSMRLFPGSARGPLAQAHWFTPCGMGRLLRASLGRRSQRAGSVLAGPKASWREAAPWRQINAPILSLPVGAYCADVVSLADDPVMTPLPALKAKACLG
- a CDS encoding GGDEF domain-containing protein, translated to MDVYGKGGCALVAEADPWAREVLLGLLRGRCSRLIEADGLEEAMRSLGRQVPDLAVVAADLPGGAAILAAALREPGRRVPLFLTGTAEDIRRVLETVSLPGVRVAQKPFDSAALGEAFDEALAGAALAGGLEEAWELARRLLDDMPQPAVILQGERVLAINRAWLRFLGLASMQEFKSRGFVLEQFLADPPPEEGLAAWACRLADDPLDRQHRLRLTHPDRPGQPPQVFQAAASRLPGAGRCLLTLADVTELELERRELLDLANLDPLTRALNRRKLSEVLDDEASRAARYGTPLSVVLLDIDHFKAINDTRGHDAGDAVLVELASRLRAGLRKVDRLARFGGEEFVVVAPGIDLARAAELAERLRLAVAGAPFAAAGRVTASFGLAQFVPPEAPEATLSRADQALYRAKAGGRNRVEPEASPPNAAG